The genomic stretch TCGGACTTTCCTCTCCCTTTCCAACCTGCCTAAAAGCAGATGTGCCCATCTTCCGCTAGCATCATTCACTTTGGTAGAGGCGGAGGCGAGCTGAGATCACTAAGAAGAGAGAagtcaatatcataaaaaattgatCCGACATAATTCGTTCTTCGTATATTATCATATCTAAAATCTGAATCTTTTGATTGTCGTTTCTCATCGCGCCTCCTAAGGAACGCCGCCCAATCTGCATGAGAATTCCACGTTGAACACATGGAATTCACTGCATCTGAACCCATAATTCCAACGTTGACACGCTTCAGACTTCCCCCCAACCCATATAAAGACTGCTGCAGCCGTGCTCAACattgtctcctctctctctctctctctctctctctctctctgtcttctcTATTCTGCTGTGTTGCTGTTGATTGTGATCTCAAGAAGGAACCCCATTCCAGGTGAGGTATTCGAATGGCAATGGTTTCTTTGTTTCATGTTAGATTCTTCTTTTGTGAAGTTGTTCTTCCTTTCTTGGAAGACTATGTGCCGTAACAGAATGCTGATTTCTTTGGTGAGCAGGTGATCTGATTGAAGTCCTGCAAACGTAGTTCGAGTTGCCGAGCTCAGATTCGGGAGTTCCAGACGACCAGATTCACCTACAACAAGCTCACTGTGGTGGTTTCATGGAAGGCAGAACGAGGAGGAGCAGATCGGCAATGGCTTCCAACATCGACCATAGGAGAAGTCTACCGCAGGCACCAGAACTCGGAGCTCCTCCATTTGCTGCCTATTTCACCGTGGAATCACTTCTGCTGCTCCTCTTCCTCACTGCATCGCTGCTGATACTGCCACTGGTTCTGCCGCCATTACCGCCTCCGCCTTCCTTGCTGCTGCTACTTCCTGTTGGACTTCTCGGCGTGCTCGTCTTCCTGGCTTTTATGCCTTCGGACGTACGAAAGATGGCATCCTCCTACTTGTAAATATTCTGTGAGCTTTCATTTAGATAGCACAAGATGAGTATAGATTTCTTTCTTTGATCCAAAGAAATTGTGCGTAGAGAAGGAATTCAAATGTAACAATATCGATTCATACAcacaaaaaaatattctttattgATCGAAAGGAAAAAACCAAAATATATTTTGATCGAAAAAATCGATCAGATTTATTTTGTACCTGCATTCAATGAGAAAATAAGTCGGAAGCAAAAGAAAAGATAGATAAAGTAGAAAATAGAAGAGCTCGGattcaaacttaaaaagaagatctTTCTAATAATCTTTTGTTGTGGTAAATACGAGACGAATTACAAACATAGTTTATCAAGAAACACAATTGAATGTTATCTAAATTTACACTGGTAATTCAGAGACATTTATCCTGTTAGATTTGATGTTCTTTTCTTCCTTGTTGAACAAGTGGTGTGTTCCTCACAGTGATACCATATATGCTGTCCTTTGAAGCAGATACAATAATCCTTTCTGCCTTCACAAATTTTCCATGTATCCTTCAGCATGCATTAAGGTAGCATAGGTCTTTACATATTCACTGATCAACTAGTGGAGACACATGATGGATAAAGAAAGACTTCTACAAGAAAGATGTTAAAGACAAAACTATGATGATGTTGGTCTTCATGATTCACATATAGATTATATATGTCCATGTTTTCCTGAGTACTAATACTCTTCACTGCCAACATGATTCAATTTCTGCAACTAGCAGTAGCAGTACAAAGAGAACAATTGGCTCTGCTGTAACCACAGAAATAAATCAGAACTGGTTTAGATTATTGAAATCAGGACAGTAAGTCTTCTATAACATCCAGTAACAATTACCATTTTTTCAGCTATCAAACCTTATGCTAAGTAAAAGATGAAATCAATCAAAAAGAGACAATATATGGCATCAAAAGCCTTGAAAATGTTCTGAAGGTATCGGCTGTTTGATATGCTGATCTCATATGGTATCAGTATGCTTGCTACGGTCGGTAACTGCATCCTATCGAGTGAAGCTGGTGATGCACAAGGTGATCTCTAAATGATCCATTTAGCATGGAGAAGCATTGCCTGATATAGCACACAGGAAAGAAGTTTTTGCGGGatcatttcgatgcaagcttctagaTGTAATGATGCTTGTCATAAGTAAATCAGAAAGAAAGTACCCATGACTCAGGCATAAAAAATTGAGAGGATAAGATATGCACAAAGTGAAAGATGTCGTAGTGACTCAATGAGGAAGGAATTAGGCTACTTTGTGACCCGCTACGAGTGCATGACATCACATCTACCAACAGAAGAGAATCCTGCAAAGCAAACAAGATGGTCAAAACTAATTGCAATTATGTAAAGGAAAGCAAGGCAGCAagaaaaaaacacacaaaacctctAAATTGTTATTATGAACAGCTTATTCGGCTATGCCTGATGACAAATTTTAAAGAAACTGCACTTTCTCAAGTCATCAAGGGTGGAAGCTGTGAACTCACCATGTGTGTCAGATACGGACATGACGCTGCCGAACAAAATGATATTCTCATGATGTTATACCCGAATGATGATGATCAAGATATACTGTGTTGAACTTACCATAGGATGTCTGTGACACCCACTGTAACTATTCCGGCACTCTGAACACTAAGACACAGGAAAAAAGGCATAGGGAATCCGTGGATCAAAGGGCTAAAGCAAAGTTCATCTGCTGTTCCTTACGAGTGTGTACAAGTGAGCAGTTGTCATAGTGGCAGAAAATGGCGGGGCAGGTGATGCTCCAGAATTGCCAAAAGCTCTTTTGCTGGGCTATCGTTATCCACCTGCCTGCCACCAAGCCTACTGGCTGCTTCCACAAGCTTCCCTCTTAGTTTTTGAGGTAGCAATTTCCCACCTGCTTCCGTGCACTCCCTATACAGAGGCTTGTATACAATGGCAGTCACCAGGGGTGGTGGCAGGTCCATTAGGCAGATGGGTGAGCCACCTCTTTGCAGAATCCTCATGAAATTTACATAGTGGTCCTGACCAGAGCTCAATCCTTCAGCAAATGCATCCTCAGACCAGTGCTCCTTCAAAAAAGCCCTCAACTCAGGTGCCACAACCTCATCATTGGAGCTTGCAATGCTGTCAGCCACAGCATATGTTGCAGTAGGGTCACCAAGGAAGTCATTGCAGAGAAGAAAGGCAACACCATCGAGAGATCCTCGACTTCTCTCGCTTACCGTCTTTAGAATCTCGATGCTAACAGCAGAAAGGACATGATGTGGAATTTGTGAGAGAAGATAAGCAGAAACACCTAAGTGGCTGCTAGAGGTGGCGGCAATTAAGGCCAGGCAGAGATCCATGTCTccacatccctggttaacaaaccaTTGGACAACCTGCATGCACCCTCTCTCAGATGCTCGCACCAGAGGACCCAGTAAGTTGGCTGCGTTTCCCTCTTCGACCAAGCACTCCATAGTTCTGATTTTGCAGTAGTGAGAGGCAAAGACAAGTGCAAGATCAACATCAATGTCCAAGCTATTCCTCTGAGCAATCTGGATAAGGAATAGCATATTTAGGAGGCCATAAAGATGATAGCATTAAATCCATGTTTACGAACATGTTGCCAAGCTGTCATATGACAGTTGGTATGTAGAGATATGGAACCAAAGCTTGAGATTCACGAAAAGCATACTACTTAAAcagattatatatacatatattgagATACACCATTGGTTTGATGACATTCAtacattcaaaaataaaaaaagagaggatATCTCAATATTCAAGTACAATAATCAAAAAAGCAAATGCAAGCATCTTAATAAGTAAAAGAGAAGGCCAAAAGTGTTCAGGCCCATAAAGAAATTGTTTCAAGCAAGTGATTAGCAGACTATTCGTACAGGACATCCTCGTTCACTGTGAAATGGTTAACACTTTCATGGTCAATAGAGTTATCAACCAAAATTTGTCTTTGTGATGTCTGCCATTCGTTTAAGTCACTGTCAATTTTACATCACATGTTGAgtcagaagaaaagaaagaatctcctTGATCCTAGTAAACTTGAGATCCCAACAAAATCAACTGCAGGTGCTTTTAATCTTCCCAAATATGGgctaaaatgaaaacaagaagtaAAGGCTAGTGAGTGCCATAGAAAAACTCATATTTGGTGAAACACTAGATGAAGAAAAAAATAGTTTCCTAGAAGTTGAACAATTGATCGActgataaaagtgataaaataatgaTTGGGTGTTGAATTATTTTAAGAGGTCAAACTATTTGGAAGGACCTGTCATTAACATTAGTTTCAAACAGTGAATACTAGGCGGCCCACTGCATGAGGCTCTCACCAATGCAGGTTAAATTATTTGAACGCTAGGCTAGTAGATGTAGCAAGTTAAATTATTCCCCTCATGTGGTTGGGGCtagatcttttttttattttttatttttgtgggGCTTCAAGACTTGAAAATTGAATGCCCAGATATGAAACTTTGTTGAATTTGCTGCAGAGTTCATCTAAAAGGTTAACTCTATATATATGAGAAAGTCTAATAATGTATCAACTTATACTCCAACAACATCAACTTTCAAAATGATAGCAGGTGATTGTTTTTACATTTGATCTTCGTGTCGAGCGCTTTCTACTAACATTAGAACAATGTTGGTTGGTGCAAATGATAGTCAACTAGTGAACAAAGTAAAGATACTACACAAGTGTGTTCAGATTACATAAACTAAAAGAAGACTAATTACCTGAAGCAAGATCCGCACGAGTTCGGTACTCCCAAATCTTGAAGCTTCCAGAAAGCATTGGTTTACATTGTCTGCACCACCCTCTACCAGCATCCCCAATAACCCTTGGACTGCAATTGCTGAGATTCCTGATGCCCAACCAGGGTCAAATGAGCTCGAGAAGAGAGCAACAGGGAAACATGCTGCATCAAAAGCCTCGGTAAAATCTTTTCCTGTAAGATGATCACCAGCAAGTTCCAAGAATGTCTTGAAAGCTGACAACTGAAGTTGGACCTCGACGATCGTACTctggtttcttcttcttcgtccccTGTTCTCCTGATAATGAGAGTGAAATCTGATGCATTTCAGAGCCCATTCTGTAAATTTCTGAACTTTGGTACTTGCTGCGACCTTCAGAACCTCGTCTCCCTGACATTCTTGCAGACGCTCATGCAACCTAACATAGAAACAACAGAGTAACTCAAGTTCATAGGAACAAAGTTTGATTTCTTTTTCACCTTCAAAATAGCCAATATATAAACCATTCACTATCTATAtaggaaccctaagatatctcctaCAGAATCAAGAGACCTGGTGTGAAAGAATGGGTCTCAGAATCGATAGGGAACTTACCTTTGGGTCGTGACACCCACTGCATCCGTCAAATTCATCATTTTGCTTTGACAGGCAGAAACACACGAAGCCAGGAACGACGTCCTAAGGATTGCCCTGGTGAAATCATTCGCACCGTCGCCAATAATCTTCTTGATCAACCCAGTAATGCCATCCAGTTCTTCGTGCGTTGTCAAGAACCATACAGAGTCCAACGCTACGCAGAGCACATCATTCAGAGCTTGTGCCTTGGCCAGCACAAGCAGGTTCCATGCAAGTTCCCAATCGCAAGAGCTCACTGCCCGCTGAAACCGGCAACCCAGTTCGACCCGATCACGCCTACTGAGCTTCGTCCCCTGCTTGCACATGTCCTTTCGAAGAACCAATTCCTCCCTTGCTCCAACCTTCTTGTCCTGACAACTGTAATCTTTGGAGATTCGAGATTCCTCCGTCAAAATGGGAGCTTCTCTCAAGAACAAGTGATTGCTTCCATCCACCCTTTCACCTTCATCGCCATCATGCGCAGGCCCGAGCCCTCCATTCTCATCCACTTCCTTCTCCGGCTGCCTCTCCTTCACCAAACACATACAGTCCTCCGGGGTCATTGCGATCAGGTAATAACTGCCTTTTCCGGCTAAAGATCCAACCTTTGTAATCAAATTAAATATAATCAACAAGTTCTTGCAACCAAATCGACCACTTCCGTCATTAGCAGCGGCCTCTCGAACACACGATCGCAAGATCCAAGAAATTCCGAGGCTGACGGAATCAAATTGCCCCAAAGATCTGACCTTTATGGTATCCCTCCCGCCTCCACCGCCGAGGCGTCAAGCATCCACCAAACACAACCACAACACAACCGGCAACCCCTCTCTTACACCATCAAGCATTTGCAGAGACGACCACCGATAACCCAAGTCCTCAGTCTGCGAGCTAATGAGGGCCTGCAAAGGGAGAAAGCAAAGCTCAAAACCAGAATCCGATTCATCCCAGCACCCATAGAACCAAACGAACTGATAAAAAAGGGTTTTGTGTGAAAGGACAAAGATGACGATACCAATGAGAAGAAAACCAATTAAAAAAACCATTTTTTAATGTAGGAATCACGGAGATTGTAGCAGAATATGGCAGCAAAGGGGAAGGGGGAGTGCTTAGGAATAGAATAGAGTAAAAAGGAATGATTTTGTAGCTTCAACAGAGAGTAAACAACAAACCTCGAGATTGGCACCAAAAAATTGGAGACAGAGAGGGAAGAAGACAACTCTATTTTGCTCATCATCAACATTTTGAAGATACTGTAACAGATTCCAACACAATCATGAATTTTCACCCTATTTTGATCATAATTAAGAAAAATTGTCACATAAATTTTGTATTTTCTATCTCTTGTGCATGAACTATATGATAATATTCATCCAAAATAATTACAAACTTGTTATACTCATATACTAAATCTTACACCTAATATGTCATACTCAATTATCAAATCCTTtttaatctaaaatattaatataattataatgtaCCAAATTTATTTATCAAAACATTATGAATTTGATATCACCTGTTCTTTCAAATAAGAGGTTTCAAATAAAACTaagctgcatctttttcttctctaCCTTCAATATTGATGAGTTCAAGGAAGGGTGAGGAAAGAGAAACATAGATTCATTCCAGTAGGAAAGTGATGTTTTGATGTCACTatgttggaatatatatatatatatgcatttcccTCACATCTTTTCCATCTTATTCCAACTTATTAGATTTTGGCAATTATTATTGCTCTTCCTTTTCTCTAAAGGCTCCATCTTGCACTTGGATGGGACCCACTCAAATTATCTAGTTTCTCTGTGGCCCACCTCAATCATTACACTTGGtatctcctcctctccctctacaCCTGTCCATGTGTCTCTCATTCTTCTCTCTCCAGTGTGTGCTTCATCCACAAGCATCTGAGTCCATCAAACTCAAATGGTTGTCTAGAACAATCTTCAAGGAAGAGAAGTGGAGAATGGAAGGTTGCAATTGAATGTGGAATTGGAGAGAATCCTAATGACTCATCATCACATCCATGCATGACACATCCCCTGTGTTGTTTGTACATTTGGTTGGTGCATAGGCTAGAGAATCATGAAATATTTTGTTCTAGGAGTCTCCACTAAGACACATTTTAATATTaatcaaaacaaaaaaaggaCGATTGTCAGTGTCAAAAAATATTTGTATAAATATGAGAGTGGAAAATGTTTAATTCCTTTCTTCCCTACAGTCTATTTtgcaactttttatttttatttttattttttttaaggtaGATGGAGcagaaaaaatctaaatatttattAGCAAGAAAATAGGTCTCAATTactttgttccttttttttttgaaaatatatgggaaacttatattttatttttttaaatgtgTTTGCATATTTTGACACGTgcttaatatatttataaattaatttaaaatgcaAAGTATTGATTTATGTCATGTCAAATGGAGTACATAAGCTACCAATGTTCATTAAAATGTTGGGATCATATGCATATAAAAAATTGTTaatgaaagaaataataaaattatttaaaatgctTGAGATAAAGATGTaaataaagaaatatatattatattagttaAGATAAGAGAAGATTGAAGCAAATTAGAATATATGTTATATGATCCAATTCAAAGAACACTATTACTGACTAATTAGATTAGAGATCAATTAAAGACATCAAAACTAGAGATGGGGTTTAATTGAGCCGATCAAGGGTTCAATTTCCAATTTTCCCGGTCCAACCTTCCGATCCGGTCCAATTCAATTCGATTCAATTTTTTTTAGGTTCAACATCACGTGGTACGTTTTATTGGTTACAGCCGCATCTCATGTCGTGGACCCATTCTGGCCCAAGAAAGATACGTCTTGGGCCGGAGCCCCCCGACTGGGTTTGACCCAAAGCCCAACATCCATCCCCTTAAAATGCGTCGATTTATTCGTGCAGTCACCCGTTTCGCACCGGAGTTTTTTGAGGGGCCCATCAGATATTTCTTCCATTCACGAGGCAGGTGAGCGACGGAGTAGGAGAGAACGGGAATTCCAAGCATATGACTTTTATCTCTCGCTCGTATAAATTAAGGGGTAAACCACCTGTTCGCCTTAGCTCACAAGTGCCCGACGCCGAACGCGCCACCCGGGCTCTCCTCGCTCGCGCCCACAACAATAGCTTATCGCTAGGGTTTCCTCTCCCCCGCCGCT from Musa acuminata AAA Group cultivar baxijiao chromosome BXJ1-3, Cavendish_Baxijiao_AAA, whole genome shotgun sequence encodes the following:
- the LOC135626963 gene encoding ankyrin repeat protein SKIP35-like; protein product: MTPEDCMCLVKERQPEKEVDENGGLGPAHDGDEGERVDGSNHLFLREAPILTEESRISKDYSCQDKKVGAREELVLRKDMCKQGTKLSRRDRVELGCRFQRAVSSCDWELAWNLLVLAKAQALNDVLCVALDSVWFLTTHEELDGITGLIKKIIGDGANDFTRAILRTSFLASCVSACQSKMMNLTDAVGVTTQRLHERLQECQGDEVLKVAASTKVQKFTEWALKCIRFHSHYQENRGRRRRNQSTIVEVQLQLSAFKTFLELAGDHLTGKDFTEAFDAACFPVALFSSSFDPGWASGISAIAVQGLLGMLVEGGADNVNQCFLEASRFGSTELVRILLQIAQRNSLDIDVDLALVFASHYCKIRTMECLVEEGNAANLLGPLVRASERGCMQVVQWFVNQGCGDMDLCLALIAATSSSHLGVSAYLLSQIPHHVLSAVSIEILKTVSERSRGSLDGVAFLLCNDFLGDPTATYAVADSIASSNDEVVAPELRAFLKEHWSEDAFAEGLSSGQDHYVNFMRILQRGGSPICLMDLPPPLVTAIVYKPLYRECTEAGGKLLPQKLRGKLVEAASRLGGRQVDNDSPAKELLAILEHHLPRHFLPL